One Priestia aryabhattai genomic window carries:
- a CDS encoding DUF3967 domain-containing protein, with protein MDKTDKAYTPKEVNSLLDVSESTARKWCISLEKKGYMFIRNDRNQRLFTEHDLVALKKFQALLKETNMPMDNAADIIISRFGKGTFEDRTLSVPEESNEERRSLQRSEETIDKLMKHIETQEEYMRKQDKFNQDLLKRLDQQEKYILSSIEERDKSLTNSLREMQQTQKLIAASQEKKWWEFWK; from the coding sequence GTGGATAAAACTGATAAGGCTTATACTCCTAAAGAAGTTAATTCTTTGTTAGATGTATCAGAAAGTACAGCAAGAAAATGGTGTATATCTTTAGAGAAAAAAGGATATATGTTTATTAGAAATGATAGAAACCAACGTCTTTTTACAGAACATGATCTTGTGGCTTTAAAGAAATTTCAAGCTTTATTAAAAGAGACTAATATGCCAATGGATAACGCGGCGGATATTATAATATCAAGGTTTGGTAAAGGTACGTTCGAGGATCGAACGCTATCCGTTCCTGAAGAATCTAATGAAGAACGCCGTTCTTTGCAGCGTTCGGAAGAAACGATAGACAAACTTATGAAGCATATTGAAACACAAGAAGAATATATGAGAAAGCAAGATAAATTCAATCAGGATTTATTGAAGCGTTTAGATCAGCAAGAAAAATACATACTGTCTAGCATAGAGGAACGAGATAAATCTTTAACTAATTCTCTTAGAGAAATGCAGCAAACTCAAAAATTAATTGCAGCTTCTCAAGAAAAAAAGTGGTGGGAGTTTTGGAAATAA